From a single Vitis vinifera cultivar Pinot Noir 40024 chromosome 18, ASM3070453v1 genomic region:
- the LOC109121661 gene encoding mannan endo-1,4-beta-mannosidase 5-like, whose product MAFMQRWMQSHSIDSKGILKKPLVMAEFGKSSKGQGYSLGARDQYLSTVYQSMNNFESTGGGISGSLVWQLMAEGMDSYGDGYGIILSQDASTRGVISAQSHKMTTFRHMLLGRKHGKSVP is encoded by the coding sequence ATGGCCTTTATGCAAAGGTGGATGCAGAGTCACTCTATAGATTCAAAGGGAATACTAAAGAAGCCACTGGTCATGGCTGAATTTGGGAAATCAAGCAAAGGTCAAGGATACAGCTTGGGTGCAAGAGATCAGTACTTGAGCACAGTCTACCAAAGCATGAACAACTTTGAGAGCACCGGAGGAGGGATCAGCGGCAGCCTTGTTTGGCAACTCATGGCTGAAGGGATGGACTCATATGGGGATGGATATGGTATAATCTTGTCACAAGATGCCTCAACAAGGGGTGTAATTTCCGCACAGTCACATAAAATGACGACTTTTCGCCATATGTTGCTCGGAAGAAAACATGGAAAGTCGGTTCCTTGA
- the LOC100265435 gene encoding mannan endo-1,4-beta-mannosidase 5, with protein MSRFHKVGYVVGVLITLALVCQARVHSHGGFVRTEGTRFVLGGSSSLFNGFNSYWMMHVATEPSERYKVSNTFREAADAGLSVCRTWAFSDGGDRALQISPGTYDERVFQALDFVISEARRYGIRLILSFVNNYKDYGGRPQYVEWARNAGVNVNGEDDFYTTPTRVITRFNTITRIVYKDDPTIMAWELMNEPRCQADSSEKMVNGWVQEMASFVKSLDKNHLLEIGMEGFYGDSMPEKKVNNPGYQVGTDFISNNLIKEIDFTTIHAYPDIWYFNSLP; from the exons ATGTCTCGGTTCCATAAGGTTGGCTATGTCGTGGGAGTTTTGATCACTCTGGCTCTTGTTTGTCAAGCTAGGGTTCATTCTCATGGAGGGTTTGTTAGAACAGAGGGAACCCGGTTTGTACTTGGTGGGTCGTCTTCTCTTTTCAATGGTTTCAATTCCTACTGGATGATGCATGTTGCAACTGAGCCCAGTGAGAGGTATAAGGTCTCGAACACTTTCCGGGAGGCTGCTGATGCTGGCTTATCGGTGTGTCGGACTTGGGCTTTTAGCGATGGAGGCGATAGAGCGCTACAGATATCGCCCGGTACCTACGATGAACGTGTCTTTCAG GCACTGGATTTTGTGATCTCGGAGGCAAGACGATATGGGATTCGCTTGATTTTAAGTTTTGTGAATAACTACAAAGATTATGGAGGACGTCCGCAGTACGTTGAGTGGGCTCGAAATGCAGGAGTTAATGTTAATGGAGAGGATGATTTCTACACAACCCCAACG AGAGTTATTACGAGGTTCAACACCATCACTAGAATTGTGTACAAAGATGATCCTACGATCATGGCATGGGAACTGATGAACGAGCCTCGCTGCCAAGCTGATTCCTCAGAAAAAATGGTTAAT GGTTGGGTTCAAGAAATGGCAAGTTTTGTGAAATCTTTGGACAAAAACCACCTGCTTGAAATAGGCATGGAAGGATTTTACGGCGACTCTATGCCCGAAAAGAAGGTCAACAATCCTGGTTACCAAGTTGGCACTGATTTCATCAGCAACAATCTCATCAAAGAGATAGATTTTACCACCATACATGCATATCCTGATATTTGGTACTTCAATTCATTACCCTAA
- the LOC100267094 gene encoding LOW QUALITY PROTEIN: mannan endo-1,4-beta-mannosidase 5-like (The sequence of the model RefSeq protein was modified relative to this genomic sequence to represent the inferred CDS: inserted 1 base in 1 codon) — protein sequence MAYFGRIISFSVLFLLVALACEARVLLQSSGFVQTRNTQFTLNGSPFFFNGFNSYWMMNVAADPSQRSKVSDVFSQAAAVRLSVCRTWAFNDGGTQALQISPGVYDERVFQGLDFVISEARKNGVRLILSLSNNYKDFGGRPQYVSWARNAGAPVNSDDDFYTNEVVKGYYKNHVKRVLTRINTITRVAYKDDPTIMAWELINEPRCQVDYSGKTLNGWIQEMASFVKSIDSNHLLTVGMEGFYGDSMPEKKAINPGYQVGTDFISNHLIREIDFSTIHAYPDIWLSGKDDSSQMAFMLRWTTSHLTDSETIIKKPMVFSEFGKSXQDPGYSPSARDSFLNAVYTNIYNFARSGGIGGGLVWQLMAEGMQSYDDGYEIVLSQNPSTSGLITQQSNKMIALDHI from the exons ATGGCCTACTTCGGTAGAATCATCTCCTTTTCGGTGCTTTTCCTACTTGTTGCCCTAGCTTGTGAAGCTAGAGTACTTCTTCAATCTTCGGGATTTGTTCAAACTCGAAATACTCAATTCACCCTCAATGGTTCCCCTTTCTTCTTCAATGGGTTTAACTCATACTGGATGATGAACGTGGCTGCAGATCCAAGCCAAAGGAGTAAAGTGTCGGATGTTTTTAGCCAGGCTGCAGCTGTAAGGCTGAGTGTCTGTAGGACATGGGCATTCAACGATGGAGGCACCCAAGCTCTTCAAATATCTCCTGGAGTTTATGATGAGCGTGTCTTTCAG GGCCTTGACTTTGTGATCTCGGAAGCAAGAAAGAATGGAGTCCGCTTGATTTTGAGTTTGAGCAACAACTACAAAGACTTTGGAGGAAGGCCTCAGTACGTGAGTTGGGCTAGGAATGCTGGTGCTCCAGTAAATAGTGATGATGATTTTTACACTAATGAAGTCGTCAAAGGCTACTATAAGAACCACGTTAAG AGAGTGCTAACAAGGATCAATACGATCACCAGAGTTGCTTACAAAGATGACCCCACAATCATGGCATGGGAACTGATAAACGAGCCACGCTGCCAAGTTGATTACTCtggaaaaaccctaaat GGATGGATTCAAGAAATGGCAAGCTTTGTAAAATCCATTGACAGCAATCACTTGTTGACAGTAGGCATGGAAGGATTCTATGGAGATTCAATGCCAGAAAAGAAGGCAATAAACCCGGGTTACCAAGTTGGCACAGATTTTATCAGCAATCATCTTATTAGGGAGATTGATTTCTCAACCATACATGCATATCCTGATATTTG GCTGTCTGGGAAGGACGATAGCTCACAGATGGCTTTCATGCTAAGATGGACGACGAGCCATTTGACGGACTCAGAGACAATAATAAAGAAGCCAATGGTTTTTTCTGAATTTGGAAAAT AGCAAGACCCGGGATATAGTCCAAGTGCAAGGGATTCATTCTTGAATGCTGTTTACACCAACATCTACAACTTTGCAAGAAGTGGAGGAATTGGTGGAGGCTTGGTTTGGCAACTCATGGCTGAGGGGATGCAGTCGTATGATGATGGATATGAGATTGTTCTGTCTCAAAATCCTTCAACAAGCGGCCTCATTACTCAACAATCCAATAAAATGATAGCCCTTGATCATATTTAA
- the LOC100261910 gene encoding mannan endo-1,4-beta-mannosidase 5, which translates to MAYYRRSSLLSVLFLLLALVCEARVLLQSPGFVQTQNTQFVLDGSPFFFNGFNSYWMMNVAADPSQRNKISEVFGQATASRLSVCRTWAFNDGGNQALQISPGVYDERVFQGLDFVISEAKRYGVRLILSLSNNYKDFGGRPQYVNWAKSAGAPVNKDDDFYTNEVVKGYYKNHVKRVLTRINTITRVAYKDDPTIMAWELINEPRCQVDYSGKTLNGWIQEMATYVKSIDNKHLLTVGMEGFYGDSMPEKKAINPGYQVGTDFISNHLIKEIDFTTIHAYPDIWLSGKDDSSQMAFMQRWTMSHWTDSRTIIKKPMVFSEFGKSSKDPGYSLSARDSFLNAVYTNIYNFARNGGIGGGLVWQLMAEGMQSYDDGYEIVLSQTPSTSGLVTQQSNKMIALDRV; encoded by the exons ATGGCATACTACCGTAGAAGCAGCCTTCTTTCGGtgcttttccttcttttagCCCTTGTCTGTGAAGCTAGAGTCCTTCTTCAATCGCCAGGATTTGTTCAAACTCAAAATACTCAATTCGTCCTGGATGGTTCCCCTTTCTTCTTCAATGGGTTTAACTCATACTGGATGATGAACGTAGCAGCCGACCCAAGCCAAAGGAATAAGATATCTGAGGTGTTTGGCCAGGCTACAGCTTCACGACTCAGTGTCTGTAGGACATGGGCGTTCAATGATGGAGGCAATCAAGCTCTTCAGATATCTCCTGGAGTTTATGATGAGCGCGTCTTTCAG GGACTTGATTTTGTGATCTCGGAAGCAAAAAGGTATGGAGTCCGCTTGATATTGAGTTTAAGCAACAACTACAAAGATTTCGGAGGAAGGCCGCAGTATGTGAATTGGGCTAAAAGTGCTGGTGCCCCGGTGAACAAGGATGACGATTTTTACACTAATGAAGTCGTCAAAGGCTATTATAAGAACCATGTCAAG AGAGTGCTAACAAGGATCAATACAATCACTAGAGTTGCTTACAAAGATGACCCAACTATCATGGCATGGGAACTGATAAATGAACCACGTTGCCAAGTTGATTACTCTGGAAAAACCCTGAAT GGATGGATTCAAGAAATGGCAACCTATGTTAAATCCATTGACAACAAACACCTGTTGACAGTAGGCATGGAAGGATTCTATGGTGATTCAATGCCAGAAAAGAAGGCAATAAACCCTGGTTACCAAGTTGGCACCGATTTTATTAGCAATCATCTTATTAAGGAAATTGATTTCACAACCATCCATGCATATCCTGATATTTG GTTGTCAGGAAAAGATGATAGCTCGCAAATGGCTTTCATGCAAAGATGGACAATGAGCCACTGGACAGACTCAAGGACCATAATAAAGAAGCCAATGGTTTTTTCTGAATTTGGAAAATCGAGCAAAGACCCGGGATATAGTCTAAGTGCAAGGGATTCATTTTTGAATGCTGTTTATACCAACATCTACAACTTCGCAAGAAATGGAGGAATTGGTGGAGGCTTGGTTTGGCAACTCATGGCGGAGGGGATGCAGTCATATGATGATGGGTATGAGATTGTTTTGTCTCAAACTCCTTCCACAAGCGGCCTCGTTACTCAACAATCCAATAAAATGATAGCCCTTGATCgtgtataa
- the LOC100260218 gene encoding mannan endo-1,4-beta-mannosidase 5, whose translation MNKSFSLCFSSFPINTCQTQHSSPHPPFGNSSTNLVSTMVCFSRIGFFWGLFLLAALACEARVLQNSGFVQTRNTQFILNGSPFFFNGFNSYWLMHISAEPSQRNKVSDVFRQASAAGLSVCRTWAFSDGGYQALQISPGVYDERVFQGLDFVISEARKNGIRLVLTLSNNYQDFGGRPQYVNWAKSAGVSVNNDDDFYINAVIKGYYKNHVKRVITRVNTITGVAYKDDPTIMAWELMNEPRCQIDYSGKTLNGWVQEMASYVKSIDNKHLLTVGMEGFYGDSLPERKPVNPGYQVGTDFISNHLIREIDFTTIHAYPDIWLNGKDDNAQMAFLQTWTTSHLTDSRTIIKKPMIFAEFGKSSKDPGYSINARDSFLNAVYTNIYSSARSGGMGGGLVWQIMAEGMESYYDGYEIVLSKNPSTSSVITQQSRRMAALDHM comes from the exons ATGAACAAatccttttctctttgtttctctAGTTTCCCTATAAATACCTGCCAAACTCAACACAGTTCTCCACATCCCCCCTTTGGGAATTCATCAACCAATCTTGTAAGCACAATGGTATGCTTTAGTAGAATTGGCTTCTTTTGGGGGCTTTTTCTTCTTGCAGCTCTAGCTTGTGAAGCTAGGGTTCTTCAAAATTCAGGCTTTGTTCAAACCCGAAACACCCAATTCATCCTGAATGGTTCCCCATTCTTCTTCAATGGATTTAACTCATACTGGTTGATGCACATCTCAGCAGAGCCAAGCCAAAGGAATAAGGTCTCTGATGTGTTTCGACAGGCTTCAGCTGCAGGTCTCAGTGTCTGTAGGACATGGGCATTCAGCGATGGAGGTTACCAAGCTCTGCAAATCTCTCCCGGAGTTTATGATGAACGCGTCTTTCAG gGACTTGATTTCGTGATTTCGGAGGCAAGAAAGAATGGAATCCGCTTAGTCTTGACTTTGAGCAACAACTACCAAGACTTTGGAGGAAGGCCTCAGTATGTGAATTGGGCTAAAAGTGCTGGTGTCTCAGTTAACAATGATGATGACTTTTACATTAATGCAGTCATAAAAGgttactataagaaccatgtCAAG AGAGTGATAACAAGGGTCAATACAATCACTGGAGTTGCTTACAAAGATGACCCAACAATCATGGCATGGGAACTTATGAATGAACCGCGTTGTCAAATCGATTACTCtggaaaaaccctaaat GGATGGGTTCAAGAAATGGCAAGCTATGTTAAATCTATTGACAACAAACACTTGTTGACAGTAGGTATGGAAGGATTTTATGGAGATTCACTGCCAGAAAGGAAGCCAGTCAACCCCGGCTACCAAGTTGGCACAGATTTTATTAGCAATCATCTTATTAGGGAGATTGATTTCACAACCATACATGCATATCCTGATATTTG GCTGAATGGAAAGGATGATAATGCACAAATGGCTTTCTTGCAAACATGGACGACTAGCCACTTGACAGACTCTAGGACAATAATAAAGAAGCCAATGATTTTTGCTGAATTTGGAAAATCAAGCAAGGATCCAGGATATAGTATAAATGCAAGGGATTCGTTCTTGAATGCtgtttatacaaacatatacAGCTCTGCGAGAAGTGGAGGAATGGGTGGCGGCTTGGTTTGGCAGATCATGGCTGAAGGGATGGAATCATATTATGATGGATATGAGATTGTTCTatccaaaaatccatcaacaaGCAGTGTCATTACTCAACAATCTAGAAGAATGGCAGCCCTTGATCATATGTGA